The following coding sequences lie in one Arachis stenosperma cultivar V10309 chromosome 5, arast.V10309.gnm1.PFL2, whole genome shotgun sequence genomic window:
- the LOC130979667 gene encoding uncharacterized protein At2g34160-like, which produces MEVIVSADAVSAENNNEANHRRNEKEEKKIVRIQVSKTKKRLDFYLNLSKRYIKQNNDVALCALGMAIPTAILISEILKRNGWATEKNLAIATVAAKVKEGRAIHKPKIEIVLGKDNEVDGSTVAETLENGAENKA; this is translated from the exons ATGGAGGTGATAGTGAGTGCTGATGCTGTTAGTGCTGAGAACAACAACGAGGCGAATCATCGTCGTAATgaaaaggaggagaagaagatcGTTCGCATTCAGGTTTCCAAAACCAAGAAACGCCTCGATTTCTACCTCAACCTTTCTAAG AGGTATATAAAGCAGAACAATGACGTCGCTCTCTGCGCGCTCGGCATGG CTATTCCAACAGCTATACTCATCTCTGAAATTCTGAAACGCAATGGGTGGGCAACTGAGAAAA ATTTAGCGATAGCCACTGTTGCCGCTAAAGTCAAGGAAGGCCGGGCGATTCACAAGCCTAAG ATTGAGATTGTTCTGGGTAAGGATAATGAAGTTGACGGAAGCACTGTTGCTGAGACATTGGAGAATGGTGCTGAGAATAAGGCGTAA
- the LOC130982211 gene encoding protein CDC73 homolog has translation MDPLSALRDFTMRGELEKIVRVNGEFRFGEEYSFPCSAETAYRSTKGNRYTLETLVHYINNHQLKHTEYFQSTFALGIPSVTLPDRKPLLQYLQGSLSSTDSVEYRPEDIPHPLPLPLPPNPNNPPLLHQQQLPSGVIPQNAPHPHPPPSHTPAAPEEPQLDFISLIRSAEKPLKDRESLLECKNRDFYSVLVAATKREEERQRIESQQRKDGLVAKSRLMGADERGLGFGDDMSYDPTPKPKMHLKGSKIGEGVPIIFVPSAFQTLITIYNVKEFLEDGVYIPTDVKVKQMKGARPDCVTVQKKLSRDRVVTAYEVRDKPSSLKGEDWDRVVAVFVLGKEWQFKEWPFKDHVEIFNKIIGFYMRFEDDSLESAKIVKQWNVKIISISKNKRHQDKAAALEVWDRLEEFVRSRSHS, from the exons ATGGATCCGCTGTCAGCTCTGAGAGACTTCACGATGAGAGGGGAGCTGGAGAAGATCGTTAGGGTGAACGGCGAGTTCCGGTTCGGGGAGGAGTACTCGTTCCCCTGCTCGGCGGAGACAGCGTATCGGTCGACGAAGGGGAACAGGTACACACTGGAGACGCTGGTGCACTACATAAACAACCACCAGCTGAAGCACACGGAGTACTTCCAGAGCACCTTCGCCCTCGGCATCCCCTCTGTCACCCTCCCTGATCGCAAGCCCCTCCTCCAATACCTCCAGGGCTCCCTCTCCTCCACCGACTCCGTCGAGTATCGCCCGGAGGATATCCCCCaccctctccctctccctctccctcccAACCCTAATAATCCACCACTCCTCCACCAACAACAACTTCCCTCCGGCGTCATTCCCCAAAATGCCCCTCACCCTCACCCTCCCCCTTCTCATACCCCTGCCGCCCCGGAGGAGCCCCAATTGGACTTCATCTCCCTCATTCGCTCCGCCGAGAAGCCCCTCAAGGACCGCGAGTCCCTTCTCGAGTGCAAGAACAGGGACTTCTACAGCGTCCTCGTCGCCGCCACCAAGCGTGAGGAGGAGCGCCAGCGCATCGAGTCCCAGCAGCGCAAGGACGGCCTTGTCGCCAAGAGCCGTCTCATGGGCGCCGACGAgaggggtttagggtttggtgACGACATGAGCTACGACCCCACTCCCAAGCCCAAGATGCATCTCAAGGGTTCCAAGATTGGGGAAGGGGTCCCCATCATTTTCGTGCCCAGCGCGTTTCAGACGCTGATCACTATTTACAACGTGAAGGAGTTTCTGGAGGATGGGGTCTATATACCCACCGATGTTAAGGTGAAGCAGATGAAGGGCGCCAGGCCTGATTGCGTGACGGTGCAGAAGAAGCTGAGCAGGGACAGGGTGGTCACCGCTTATGAGGTCAGGGATAAGCCCTCTTCCCTCAAGGGTGAGGATTGGGATCGTGTTGTCGCCGTTTTCGTCTTGGGCAAGGAGTGGCAATTTAAGGAATGGCCTTTCAAGGATCATGTCGAGATTTTTAACAAAA TTATTGGGTTTTACATGCGTTTTGAAGATGATAGTTTGGAATCAGCAAAAATTGTGAAGCAGTGGAATGTGAAGATTATATCG ATTAGCAAGAACAAGCGACATCAAGACAAGGCTGCAGCATTGGAGGTCTGGGACAGGCTAGAAGAGTTTGTACGGTCACGATCACATTCTTAA
- the LOC130982213 gene encoding non-specific lipid transfer protein GPI-anchored 5-like — protein sequence MHQTITMEHRISKMSFAMVVMAMLCAGAAAQSSSCTNVIVSLSPCLNYITGNSSTPSSGCCSQLSSVLGSQPQCLCQVLNGGGSSLGININQTQALALPSACKLGKTPSVSQCKASSPSPANSPAGSATGTGTAAESPNSPTTDSSGSGSKSVPTTDSGSSSGNSVKLSVPLFLTLAVIYASAFRTY from the exons aTGCATCAAACAATTACAATGGAACACAGAATATCTAAGATGAGCTTTGCTATGGTGGTGATGGCAATGCTGTGTGCAGGGGCTGCAGCACAATCGTCGAGTTGCACCAATGTTATAGTGAGCCTGTCACCCTGCCTTAACTATATCACAGGGAACTCCTCAACCCCATCTTCAGGATGCTGTTCCCAGCTTTCCAGTGTGCTGGGCTCGCAGCCACAATGCCTCTGCCAGGTCCTTAACGGAGGTGGTTCATCATTGGGGATCAACATCAACCAAACTCAGGCTCTGGCTCTTCCCAGTGCTTGCAAGTTGGGGAAAACCCCATCTGTCAGTCAGTGTAAAG CTTCTTCTCCCTCCCCAGCAAACTCACCAGCTGGATCAGCAACAGGAACAGGAACAGCAGCAGAGTCTCCCAACTCTCCAACCACAGATTCTTCAG GATCCGGATCCAAGAGCGTACCTACAACGGATAGTGGCTCATCCAGTGGCAATTCTGTCAAGTTATCGGTTCCTCTGTTCCTTACTTTGGCAGTAATATACGCTTCAGCTTTCAGAACATACTGA